A section of the Streptomyces sp. SCL15-4 genome encodes:
- a CDS encoding MBL fold metallo-hydrolase → MKLTVVGCSGSFPSAESACSSYLVEADGFRLLLDMGNGALGELQRHCGLYDLDAIFLSHLHADHCIDMCAYFVARYYRHEGGRCAPLPVYGPEGTEHRLTTAYADTPSASSMSEVFDFHTVKPSTFEVGPFTVHTERVRHPVEAYGIRVEHGGKSLTYSGDTGVTEALDELARDTDLFLCEAAFTHGKESIPDLHLNGREAGETATRAGARRLLLTHIPPWTDPQVNLRHAREAFPGPVELAAPRQTYEI, encoded by the coding sequence ATGAAGCTCACCGTCGTCGGCTGCTCGGGGTCGTTCCCGTCCGCGGAATCGGCCTGTTCGAGCTACCTCGTCGAGGCCGACGGCTTCCGGCTGCTTCTCGACATGGGCAACGGCGCCCTGGGCGAGCTGCAGCGCCACTGCGGTCTCTACGACCTCGACGCGATCTTCCTCAGCCATCTGCACGCCGATCACTGCATCGACATGTGCGCGTACTTCGTGGCGCGCTACTACCGCCACGAGGGCGGCCGGTGCGCCCCTCTGCCGGTCTACGGCCCCGAGGGCACCGAACACCGCCTGACCACGGCCTACGCGGACACCCCCTCCGCCTCCTCCATGAGCGAGGTCTTCGACTTCCACACGGTGAAGCCCTCCACCTTCGAGGTCGGCCCCTTCACCGTGCACACCGAGCGGGTCCGCCACCCCGTGGAGGCGTACGGCATCCGCGTCGAGCACGGCGGGAAGTCCCTGACGTACTCCGGCGACACGGGCGTCACCGAGGCGCTGGACGAGCTGGCCCGGGACACCGATCTGTTCCTGTGCGAGGCGGCGTTCACGCACGGCAAGGAGAGCATCCCCGACCTGCACCTCAACGGCCGTGAGGCGGGTGAGACGGCGACCCGCGCGGGTGCCCGCCGGCTGCTCCTCACCCACATCCCGCCGTGGACGGACCCCCAGGTCAACCTGCGGCACGCCCGCGAGGCGTTCCCCGGACCGGTGGAGCTGGCCGCTCCGCGGCAGACGTACGAGATCTGA
- a CDS encoding ATP-binding cassette domain-containing protein encodes MGDFITLENVEKVFRVRRKSGFLWRERREVRAVDSLSFGVARGEMVGYIGPNGAGKSTTVKMLTGILTPSAGRLRVAGIDPARERTRLAHRIGVVFGQRTTLWWDLPLIDSYRLAHRMYRIPDARYRQNLDRMVELLDLGGLLDVPVRQLSLGQRMRGDIAAALLHDPDVLYLDEPTIGLDVVSKARVREFLREVNAERGTTVLLTTHDLQDIEQLCSRVMVIDHGRLMYDGALTGLHEVGESERTLVVDLERELPPVEVPSARVVRVEGPRQWLAFPAGQSAAPVVAHLAARYPLVDLSVREPDIEAVIARMYAEKAVP; translated from the coding sequence ATGGGCGACTTCATCACTCTGGAGAACGTGGAGAAGGTCTTCCGGGTGCGCCGGAAGTCCGGGTTCCTGTGGCGGGAGCGGCGCGAGGTGCGGGCGGTGGACTCGCTGTCGTTCGGTGTGGCCCGCGGCGAGATGGTCGGGTACATCGGGCCGAACGGCGCGGGGAAGTCGACCACCGTCAAGATGCTGACCGGGATCCTCACGCCGAGCGCCGGGCGGCTGCGGGTGGCCGGCATCGACCCGGCGCGGGAGCGGACGCGCCTGGCGCACCGGATCGGGGTGGTGTTCGGGCAGCGGACCACGCTGTGGTGGGACCTGCCGCTGATCGACTCCTACCGGCTGGCGCACCGCATGTACCGCATCCCGGACGCCCGTTACCGGCAGAACCTGGACCGGATGGTGGAACTGCTGGATCTGGGCGGCCTGTTGGACGTGCCGGTGCGGCAGTTGTCGCTCGGGCAGCGGATGCGCGGGGACATCGCGGCGGCGCTGCTGCACGACCCCGACGTGCTGTACCTGGACGAGCCGACGATCGGCCTGGACGTCGTGTCGAAGGCCAGGGTGCGGGAGTTCCTGCGCGAGGTGAACGCCGAGCGCGGCACGACGGTGCTGCTGACCACGCACGACCTCCAGGACATCGAGCAGTTGTGCTCCCGGGTGATGGTGATCGACCACGGCCGGCTGATGTACGACGGCGCGCTGACGGGGCTGCACGAGGTCGGCGAGAGCGAACGGACGCTCGTGGTGGACCTGGAGCGGGAGCTCCCGCCGGTCGAGGTGCCGTCGGCCCGGGTGGTGCGGGTGGAGGGGCCGCGGCAGTGGCTGGCGTTCCCGGCGGGGCAGTCGGCGGCGCCGGTCGTCGCGCACCTGGCGGCCCGCTATCCGCTGGTGGACCTGTCGGTGCGGGAGCCGGACATCGAGGCGGTCATCGCCAGGATGTACGCGGAGAAGGCGGTTCCGTAA
- a CDS encoding transglycosylase domain-containing protein: MLRRVGASGPKTPASSPAEPGPADAKRPARTPGARASDPAGPASAGAGAHGGARPAGPAAGTTSTTGTSSPAAARAARAARATGTAGAAGAVSASAAGAPGPQARGPEATRAVPGPRAESASPAVGAPGGPEAGTTALAPGDGDGDAPTGKKAKKKGKRPKRTGWRRLVPTWRMVLGTCFVGVLLVIGVFFVGYSLVNIPPANAFATKQSNVYLYADGSQLARDGEVNRENVSLAHVSKAAQHAILAAEDRDFYSESAVDPKAMLRAAWNTATGKGKQSGSTITQQYVKNYYLAQEQTVTRKAKEFFISIKLDQNKSKDEILEGYLNTSYFGRNAYGIQAAAQAYYGRDAEDLDPARAAYLAALVNAPSEYDVVAHPENRKAAVARWNYVLDGMVKKGWLKQSERTGMKFAMPKEQTVSTGMSGQRGYLVEAVNQYLTSNNIIDTDHLEAGGYRITTTIRKDRQDAFVKAVDDQLMSKLDKKNRKADTYVRAGGASVDPKTGEVVALYGGIDYVKQYTNGATRGDFQVGSTFKPFVFTSAVENGSTTQDGRAITPNTVYDGTNQRPVQGWSGGAYAPENEDQRSYGPITVRKATDLSVNSVYAQMATDVGPAKVKQTAVDLGVPADTPDLYPSPSIALGTATASVLEMTEAYATLANHGKHGTYTLVEEVTKDGRDEIRLPGQKVKQAVSREAADTTTSVLRSVVESGTATAAQAAGRPAAGKTGTAESDTAAWFAGYTPDLATVVAVMGQDPVTAKHQPLYGALGQARMNGGGPPTEIWAQYTRDALKGKPAKDFDLRLQQGADQIQEPPATGTPEPGTDAGQDDGTATTDGGQDTGGPTATPTDGATTGTTGGGTTTTGGGAPATGGTTTGGTPTTGGPTTTGGGATTDGGGTATTGGGAPGGGTATGGGTPGGGTAAGGTTATDGGAGGGPGGL, from the coding sequence GTGCTCCGCCGGGTCGGCGCGTCCGGTCCGAAGACCCCGGCCTCCTCCCCGGCGGAGCCCGGCCCCGCCGACGCCAAGCGTCCCGCCCGGACCCCCGGCGCCCGGGCCTCCGACCCCGCCGGTCCCGCATCCGCCGGTGCCGGTGCCCACGGCGGCGCCCGGCCCGCCGGCCCCGCGGCCGGCACGACGAGCACCACCGGCACCTCCTCCCCGGCCGCCGCGCGCGCCGCCCGCGCCGCCCGCGCGACAGGCACCGCCGGTGCGGCCGGTGCCGTAAGCGCGTCCGCGGCCGGTGCTCCCGGCCCGCAGGCCCGCGGCCCCGAGGCCACCCGGGCCGTACCCGGCCCCCGTGCCGAGTCCGCGTCCCCCGCCGTGGGCGCCCCCGGTGGTCCCGAGGCCGGGACCACCGCCCTCGCGCCCGGCGACGGCGACGGTGACGCGCCCACGGGCAAGAAGGCGAAGAAGAAGGGCAAGCGGCCCAAGCGGACCGGCTGGCGGCGGCTCGTGCCGACCTGGCGCATGGTGCTCGGCACCTGCTTCGTCGGCGTGCTGCTGGTCATCGGCGTGTTCTTCGTCGGCTACTCCCTGGTGAACATCCCGCCGGCCAACGCGTTCGCGACCAAGCAGAGCAACGTCTACCTGTACGCCGACGGCTCCCAGCTGGCCCGCGACGGCGAGGTCAACCGCGAGAACGTCTCCCTCGCGCACGTCTCCAAGGCCGCCCAGCACGCCATCCTCGCCGCCGAGGACCGCGACTTCTACTCCGAGTCCGCCGTAGACCCCAAGGCGATGCTCCGCGCCGCCTGGAACACCGCGACCGGCAAGGGCAAGCAGTCCGGCTCGACGATCACCCAGCAGTACGTGAAGAACTACTACCTGGCCCAGGAGCAGACGGTCACCCGCAAGGCCAAGGAGTTCTTCATCTCGATCAAGCTCGACCAGAACAAGTCCAAGGACGAGATCCTGGAGGGCTACCTCAACACCAGCTACTTCGGTCGCAACGCCTACGGCATCCAGGCCGCCGCCCAGGCCTACTACGGCCGCGACGCCGAGGACCTCGACCCGGCCCGCGCCGCCTACCTCGCCGCGCTCGTCAACGCGCCGAGCGAGTACGACGTCGTGGCCCACCCGGAGAACCGGAAGGCGGCAGTCGCCCGCTGGAACTACGTCCTGGACGGCATGGTCAAGAAGGGCTGGCTGAAGCAGTCCGAGCGCACCGGCATGAAGTTCGCCATGCCGAAGGAGCAGACGGTCTCCACCGGCATGTCCGGCCAGCGCGGCTACCTCGTCGAGGCGGTCAACCAGTACCTGACCAGCAACAACATCATCGACACCGACCATCTGGAGGCCGGTGGCTACCGCATCACCACCACCATCCGGAAGGACCGGCAGGACGCCTTCGTCAAGGCGGTCGACGACCAGCTGATGAGCAAGCTGGACAAGAAGAACCGCAAGGCCGACACCTACGTCCGGGCCGGCGGCGCCTCCGTCGACCCCAAGACCGGTGAGGTCGTCGCGCTGTACGGCGGCATCGACTACGTGAAGCAGTACACCAACGGCGCGACCCGCGGTGACTTCCAGGTCGGTTCGACGTTCAAGCCGTTCGTGTTCACCTCCGCCGTGGAGAACGGGTCGACCACCCAGGACGGCCGGGCCATCACCCCGAACACGGTCTACGACGGCACCAACCAGCGCCCGGTCCAGGGCTGGAGCGGCGGTGCCTACGCGCCCGAGAACGAGGACCAGCGGTCGTACGGCCCGATCACCGTCCGCAAGGCCACCGACCTGTCGGTGAACTCGGTGTACGCGCAGATGGCCACCGACGTCGGCCCCGCCAAGGTCAAGCAGACCGCGGTCGACCTCGGCGTCCCCGCCGACACCCCGGACCTCTACCCGTCCCCGTCCATCGCGCTCGGCACCGCCACCGCCAGCGTCCTGGAGATGACGGAGGCCTACGCCACGCTCGCCAACCACGGCAAGCACGGCACGTACACCCTGGTGGAAGAGGTCACCAAGGACGGCCGGGACGAGATCAGGCTGCCCGGGCAGAAGGTGAAGCAGGCCGTCAGCCGGGAGGCCGCCGACACCACCACCTCGGTGCTGCGGAGCGTGGTCGAGAGCGGCACCGCCACCGCCGCGCAGGCCGCGGGCCGGCCGGCGGCGGGCAAGACCGGTACCGCCGAGAGCGACACCGCCGCCTGGTTCGCCGGCTACACCCCCGACCTGGCCACGGTGGTCGCGGTCATGGGCCAGGACCCGGTGACGGCCAAGCACCAGCCGCTGTACGGCGCGCTCGGCCAGGCCCGTATGAACGGCGGCGGCCCGCCCACCGAGATCTGGGCGCAGTACACGCGGGACGCGCTGAAGGGCAAGCCGGCCAAGGACTTCGACCTGCGGCTCCAGCAGGGCGCCGACCAGATCCAGGAGCCCCCGGCCACCGGCACGCCGGAGCCCGGCACGGACGCCGGCCAGGACGACGGCACCGCCACCACCGACGGCGGCCAGGACACCGGCGGCCCGACCGCCACCCCCACCGACGGCGCCACCACCGGCACGACCGGCGGCGGGACCACGACGACGGGCGGCGGAGCACCCGCGACCGGCGGCACGACCACGGGCGGTACGCCCACCACCGGCGGGCCCACGACGACCGGCGGCGGAGCGACCACGGACGGCGGCGGCACCGCCACCACCGGCGGCGGCGCACCCGGCGGCGGCACGGCCACCGGAGGCGGCACGCCGGGCGGGGGCACCGCCGCGGGCGGCACCACGGCCACGGACGGGGGCGCCGGGGGTGGCCCCGGCGGTCTCTGA
- a CDS encoding ABC transporter permease yields the protein MGAGRLYAAVAAGGFRRYATYRAATAAGVFTNTVFGLILVYTYQALWDERPHLGGYDQAQALTYVWLGQAFLSTLAIGGGGFEDELMERIRTGDVAIDLYRPADLQLWWLAADAGRAFFQLLGRGVVPFVFGALCFPLALPADAGTWVAFLVAVLLAMLVGFGIRYLVALSAFWLLDGTGMTQMAWLLGYFCSGMLLPLNVFPGALGEVVRVLPWSSLLQAPADILLGHADPLSTYLFQAAWAAVLLGAGRLLQSAATRRVVVQGG from the coding sequence GTGGGCGCGGGACGGTTGTACGCGGCGGTCGCGGCAGGGGGGTTCCGACGGTACGCGACCTACCGTGCCGCCACTGCGGCAGGGGTGTTCACGAACACCGTCTTCGGCCTCATTCTCGTCTACACCTACCAGGCGTTGTGGGACGAGCGGCCCCATCTCGGCGGCTACGACCAGGCGCAGGCGCTGACCTACGTCTGGCTCGGGCAGGCGTTCCTGTCGACGCTGGCGATCGGCGGCGGCGGGTTCGAGGACGAGTTGATGGAGCGCATCCGCACCGGGGACGTGGCGATCGACCTGTACCGGCCGGCCGACCTCCAGCTGTGGTGGCTGGCGGCGGACGCCGGCCGGGCGTTCTTCCAGCTGCTGGGCCGGGGCGTCGTACCGTTCGTGTTCGGCGCGCTGTGCTTCCCGCTGGCGCTGCCGGCCGACGCCGGCACCTGGGTGGCGTTCCTCGTGGCCGTCCTCCTCGCGATGCTGGTCGGCTTCGGCATCCGCTACCTGGTGGCGCTGAGCGCGTTCTGGCTGCTGGACGGCACCGGGATGACCCAGATGGCGTGGCTGCTCGGCTACTTCTGCTCGGGCATGCTGCTGCCGCTCAACGTGTTCCCGGGCGCCCTCGGCGAGGTCGTACGCGTGCTGCCCTGGTCCTCGCTGCTCCAGGCCCCGGCGGACATCCTGCTCGGGCACGCCGACCCGCTGTCCACCTATCTGTTCCAGGCTGCGTGGGCGGCCGTCCTGCTGGGTGCCGGGCGGCTGTTGCAGTCGGCGGCGACGCGCAGGGTGGTGGTGCAGGGTGGCTGA
- a CDS encoding ABC transporter permease produces MWVRSTMAYRASFAMTTLGNFVATFLDFVAIMLMFSRVDALGGYALPEVAFLYGLSATSFGLADLVIGSMERLGRRVRDGTLDMLLVRPAPVLAQLAADRFALRRLGRVTQGALVLGWSLTRVDIDWTADRLLLMPVMLAGGCGIFCAVFVAGAAFQFLAQDASEVQNAFTYGGTTLLQYPPTVFAKELVRGVTFVLPLAFVNWLPAAHVLGRPYPLGLPEWTAFASPLVAAACCALAGLAWRAGLRSYRGTGS; encoded by the coding sequence ATGTGGGTGCGGTCCACGATGGCCTACCGCGCGTCCTTCGCCATGACCACGCTCGGGAACTTCGTGGCGACCTTCCTCGACTTCGTCGCGATCATGCTGATGTTCTCCCGGGTGGACGCGCTCGGCGGCTACGCGCTGCCCGAGGTGGCGTTCCTGTACGGGCTGTCCGCGACCTCCTTCGGGCTGGCGGACCTGGTGATCGGCTCGATGGAGCGGCTGGGCCGGCGGGTGCGGGACGGCACGCTCGACATGCTGCTGGTGCGCCCGGCGCCGGTGCTGGCGCAGCTGGCGGCGGACCGGTTCGCGCTCCGGCGGCTGGGCCGGGTGACGCAGGGCGCGCTGGTGCTGGGCTGGTCGCTGACCCGGGTGGACATCGACTGGACGGCGGACCGGCTGCTGCTGATGCCGGTGATGCTGGCCGGCGGCTGCGGGATCTTCTGCGCGGTGTTCGTGGCGGGGGCCGCGTTCCAGTTCCTGGCGCAGGACGCCTCGGAGGTGCAGAACGCCTTCACCTACGGCGGGACGACGCTGCTCCAGTACCCGCCGACGGTGTTCGCGAAGGAGCTGGTGCGCGGGGTGACGTTCGTGCTGCCGCTGGCCTTCGTCAACTGGCTGCCCGCCGCTCATGTCCTGGGCCGGCCGTATCCGCTGGGCCTGCCGGAGTGGACCGCGTTCGCCTCCCCGCTGGTGGCGGCGGCGTGCTGTGCGCTCGCGGGGCTGGCCTGGCGGGCGGGACTTCGTTCGTATCGCGGCACAGGGAGCTGA
- a CDS encoding PTS transporter subunit EIIC: protein MSAESTAGPVRARWNGLFQGLQKMGRSLQLPIAVLPAAGILNRLGQPDLFGADGLGWTNVSKVMSGAGGALLDGQLGLPLLFCVGVAIGMAKKADGSTALAAVTGFLVYYGVLRQFPEACPAGAKVVTTGCQAAGGTVSAFTYQNPGVFGGIVVGLLAAFFWARYHRTRLVDWLGFFNGRRLVPIIMAFAAIVFAVLCLLVWPAVGGALESFSGWLRNAGAWGAGVFGVANRALLVVGLHQFLNVPIWFQFGSYTKPDGTVVHGDINMFLQGDPHAGQFTSGFFPVMMFALPAAALAITHCARPERRKETGGLMLSVALTSFVTGITEPLEYSFLFIAPALYAVHAVLTGVSMAVTWALGVHDGFSFSAGLIDYVINWNLATRPWAIIPIGLGLAAVYYVVFRLAITRFDLRTPGREPAEEVEDVTKV from the coding sequence ATGAGCGCCGAGAGCACGGCCGGTCCCGTCCGGGCCCGTTGGAACGGCTTGTTCCAGGGCCTGCAGAAGATGGGCCGCAGCCTCCAGCTGCCCATCGCCGTGCTGCCGGCGGCGGGCATCCTGAACCGGCTGGGTCAGCCCGATCTGTTCGGCGCGGACGGCCTCGGCTGGACGAACGTCTCCAAGGTGATGAGCGGGGCGGGCGGCGCGCTGCTGGACGGGCAGCTGGGGCTGCCGCTGCTGTTCTGCGTGGGCGTCGCGATCGGCATGGCGAAGAAGGCGGACGGCTCGACGGCGCTCGCGGCGGTGACGGGTTTCCTCGTCTACTACGGCGTGCTGCGGCAGTTCCCCGAGGCGTGCCCGGCGGGCGCGAAGGTGGTGACGACGGGCTGCCAGGCGGCCGGCGGCACGGTGTCCGCGTTCACCTACCAGAACCCGGGCGTCTTCGGCGGCATCGTCGTGGGCCTGCTGGCGGCCTTTTTCTGGGCCCGCTACCACCGCACGCGCCTGGTGGACTGGCTGGGCTTCTTCAACGGCCGCCGGCTGGTGCCGATCATCATGGCGTTCGCCGCGATCGTGTTCGCCGTGCTGTGCCTGCTGGTCTGGCCGGCCGTCGGGGGTGCCCTGGAGAGCTTCAGCGGGTGGCTGCGGAACGCGGGCGCCTGGGGCGCGGGCGTCTTCGGGGTGGCCAACCGGGCGCTGCTGGTGGTGGGGCTGCACCAGTTCCTCAACGTGCCGATCTGGTTCCAGTTCGGCAGCTACACCAAGCCCGACGGCACGGTGGTGCACGGCGACATCAACATGTTCCTCCAGGGCGATCCGCACGCCGGCCAGTTCACCTCGGGCTTCTTCCCGGTCATGATGTTCGCGCTGCCGGCCGCCGCGCTGGCGATCACGCACTGCGCGCGGCCGGAGCGGCGCAAGGAGACCGGCGGCCTGATGCTGTCGGTGGCGCTCACCTCGTTCGTGACCGGCATCACCGAGCCGCTGGAGTACTCGTTCCTGTTCATCGCGCCCGCCCTGTACGCGGTGCACGCCGTGCTCACCGGGGTGTCGATGGCGGTGACCTGGGCGCTCGGGGTGCACGACGGGTTCAGCTTCTCGGCGGGGCTGATCGACTACGTGATCAACTGGAACCTGGCGACGAGACCGTGGGCGATCATCCCGATCGGCCTCGGCCTGGCGGCCGTGTACTACGTCGTCTTCCGGCTCGCGATCACCCGGTTCGACCTGAGGACACCGGGACGGGAGCCGGCGGAGGAGGTGGAGGACGTCACCAAGGTCTGA
- the sugE gene encoding quaternary ammonium compound efflux SMR transporter SugE → MAWILLVVAGLLEVAWSIGMKYSEGFTRLVPSLFTGAGIVASMVLLSYAAKSLPIGTAYGVWVGIGAAGAAVLGMVVLGEPVTAARIFFVCLLLVAVVGLKATSGH, encoded by the coding sequence ATGGCCTGGATCCTGCTCGTCGTCGCCGGTCTGCTGGAAGTCGCCTGGTCGATCGGGATGAAGTACAGCGAGGGTTTCACCCGCCTCGTCCCGAGCCTGTTCACCGGCGCCGGCATCGTCGCCAGCATGGTGCTGCTGTCCTACGCCGCGAAGTCCCTGCCCATCGGTACCGCCTACGGCGTGTGGGTGGGCATCGGCGCGGCCGGGGCGGCGGTGCTCGGCATGGTGGTGCTCGGTGAGCCGGTCACCGCCGCCCGGATCTTCTTCGTGTGCCTGCTGCTGGTCGCCGTGGTGGGCCTGAAGGCGACCAGCGGCCACTGA
- the rph gene encoding ribonuclease PH, with translation MSRIDGRTPEQLRPVTIERGWSKHAEGSVLISFGDTKVFCTASVTEGVPRWRKGSGEGWVTAEYSMLPRATNTRGDRESVKGKIGGRTHEISRLIGRSLRAVIDYKALGENTVVLDCDVLQADGGTRTAAITGAYVALADAVAWAQGKKLVKAGRQPLTGTVSAVSVGIVGGVPLLDLCYEEDVRADTDMNVVCTGDGRFVEVQGTAEAEPFARDELNALLDLAVAGCTELAAVQRAALETTRA, from the coding sequence ATGTCTCGCATCGACGGCCGTACGCCCGAACAACTCCGCCCGGTCACCATCGAACGCGGCTGGAGCAAGCACGCCGAGGGCTCCGTCCTCATCTCCTTCGGCGACACCAAGGTCTTCTGCACCGCCTCCGTCACCGAAGGGGTCCCGCGCTGGCGCAAGGGCAGCGGCGAGGGCTGGGTCACCGCGGAGTACTCCATGCTGCCCCGCGCCACCAACACCCGCGGCGACCGCGAGTCCGTCAAGGGCAAGATCGGCGGCCGCACCCACGAGATCTCCCGGCTCATCGGCCGCTCCCTGCGCGCCGTCATCGACTACAAGGCGCTCGGCGAGAACACCGTCGTCCTCGACTGCGACGTCCTCCAGGCCGACGGCGGCACCCGCACGGCGGCCATCACCGGCGCCTACGTCGCCCTGGCCGACGCCGTCGCCTGGGCCCAGGGCAAGAAGCTGGTCAAGGCCGGCCGGCAGCCGCTCACCGGCACCGTCAGCGCCGTCTCCGTCGGCATCGTCGGCGGCGTCCCGCTGCTCGACCTCTGCTACGAGGAGGACGTGCGCGCCGACACCGACATGAACGTCGTCTGCACCGGTGACGGCCGCTTCGTCGAGGTCCAGGGCACCGCCGAGGCCGAGCCCTTCGCCCGCGACGAGCTGAACGCCCTGCTCGACCTCGCCGTCGCCGGCTGCACGGAACTGGCCGCGGTCCAGCGGGCGGCGCTGGAGACGACCCGGGCCTGA
- a CDS encoding PTS transporter subunit EIIC: protein MTTATESAAPAAKPAKKRGAGLFQGLQKVGRSLQLPIAVLPAAGIMVRLGQDDIFGKDGLGWDKVATVFNAAGGAITGSLPILFCIGVAIGFAKKADGSTALAALVGFLVYSKVLQAFPVTEEHIEKGKIVAATYNDPGVLGGIIMGLLAAVMWQRFHRTKLVDWLGFFNGRRLVPILMAFVGALVGVLFTLVWEPIGDGITNFGEWMTGLGSAGAALFGLVNRGLIPIGMHQFVNTVAWFQLGDFKNASGDIVHGDITRFLAGDSSAGLFQTGFFPIMMFGLPAAAIAIAHCARPERRKAVMGMMVSLALTSFVTGVTEPIEFTFMFIAPVLYVIHAVLTAVSMAVTWGLGVHAGFNFSAGAIDYILNWNLATKPWLIIPVGLVFAAIYYALFRFAILKFDLKTPGREPEEEVEDLTKA, encoded by the coding sequence ATGACCACCGCCACCGAGTCGGCGGCCCCGGCTGCGAAGCCGGCGAAAAAGAGGGGCGCGGGCCTGTTCCAGGGCCTGCAGAAGGTCGGCCGCAGCCTGCAGCTCCCGATCGCCGTCCTGCCGGCCGCGGGCATCATGGTCCGGCTCGGCCAGGACGACATCTTCGGCAAGGACGGCCTCGGCTGGGACAAGGTCGCGACCGTCTTCAACGCCGCCGGCGGCGCCATCACCGGCAGCCTGCCGATCCTGTTCTGCATCGGCGTGGCCATCGGCTTCGCCAAGAAGGCGGACGGCTCGACCGCGCTCGCCGCGCTGGTCGGCTTCCTCGTCTACAGCAAGGTGCTCCAGGCCTTCCCGGTGACCGAGGAGCACATCGAGAAGGGCAAGATAGTCGCCGCGACGTACAACGACCCCGGGGTGCTCGGCGGCATCATCATGGGTCTGCTCGCGGCGGTGATGTGGCAGCGGTTCCACCGCACCAAGCTGGTGGACTGGCTCGGCTTCTTCAACGGCCGCCGGCTGGTGCCGATCCTCATGGCCTTCGTCGGCGCCCTGGTGGGCGTCCTCTTCACCCTCGTCTGGGAGCCCATCGGCGACGGCATCACCAACTTCGGCGAGTGGATGACGGGCCTCGGCTCCGCCGGCGCGGCCCTGTTCGGCCTGGTCAACCGCGGACTGATCCCGATCGGCATGCACCAGTTCGTGAACACGGTGGCGTGGTTCCAGCTCGGCGACTTCAAGAACGCCTCCGGCGACATCGTGCACGGCGACATCACCCGGTTCCTCGCCGGCGACTCGTCCGCGGGCCTGTTCCAGACCGGCTTCTTCCCGATCATGATGTTCGGTCTGCCGGCCGCCGCGATCGCCATCGCGCACTGCGCCCGCCCCGAGCGCCGCAAGGCCGTGATGGGCATGATGGTCTCCCTCGCGCTGACGTCCTTCGTCACCGGTGTGACCGAGCCCATCGAGTTCACCTTCATGTTCATCGCCCCGGTCCTCTACGTCATCCACGCGGTGCTGACGGCCGTGTCCATGGCGGTCACCTGGGGGCTCGGCGTCCACGCGGGCTTCAACTTCTCGGCCGGCGCGATCGACTACATACTGAACTGGAACCTGGCGACCAAGCCGTGGCTGATCATCCCGGTCGGCCTGGTGTTCGCGGCGATCTACTACGCGCTCTTCCGGTTCGCGATCCTCAAGTTCGACCTGAAGACCCCGGGCCGCGAGCCCGAGGAGGAGGTCGAGGACCTCACCAAGGCGTGA
- a CDS encoding type II toxin-antitoxin system PemK/MazF family toxin yields MDTSWWLALAAVVLLALVATLVDGWGRGRRPAGRRLRPPGRPGARTGHAPGPSPGDIWWAHVPFEDRAGHKDRPCLVLAVRGDRATVAKITSKYHDERSGVIPLPPGAVGDAQGRPSFLETDELREVPVDGFRRRVGVVDPVLWDQVRHLAG; encoded by the coding sequence ATGGACACGTCCTGGTGGCTGGCGCTCGCGGCGGTGGTGCTCCTCGCACTGGTCGCCACGCTCGTCGACGGCTGGGGCCGCGGTCGCCGGCCCGCCGGGCGGCGCCTGCGGCCGCCGGGCCGGCCGGGCGCGCGGACCGGGCACGCGCCGGGGCCGTCCCCCGGGGACATCTGGTGGGCGCACGTCCCCTTCGAGGACCGGGCGGGGCACAAGGACCGGCCGTGCCTGGTGCTGGCCGTGCGCGGCGACCGGGCCACCGTCGCGAAGATCACCAGCAAGTACCACGACGAGCGCAGCGGGGTGATCCCGCTGCCGCCCGGCGCGGTCGGCGACGCGCAGGGCCGTCCCAGCTTCCTGGAGACCGACGAGCTGCGCGAGGTCCCGGTGGACGGCTTCCGCCGCCGGGTCGGCGTGGTCGACCCGGTCCTGTGGGACCAGGTACGGCACCTCGCGGGCTAG
- a CDS encoding glucose PTS transporter subunit EIIB has translation MASKAEKIVAGLGGIDNIEEIEGCITRLRTEVSDASLVDEAALKAAGAHGVVKMGTAIQVVIGTDADPIAAEIEDMM, from the coding sequence ATGGCCAGCAAGGCTGAGAAGATCGTCGCCGGGCTCGGTGGCATCGACAACATCGAGGAGATCGAGGGCTGCATCACCCGGCTGCGCACCGAGGTGTCCGACGCGAGCCTGGTCGACGAGGCCGCCCTGAAGGCCGCCGGCGCCCACGGCGTGGTGAAGATGGGCACCGCCATCCAGGTCGTCATCGGCACCGACGCCGACCCGATCGCCGCGGAGATCGAAGACATGATGTGA